In Peromyscus maniculatus bairdii isolate BWxNUB_F1_BW_parent chromosome 21, HU_Pman_BW_mat_3.1, whole genome shotgun sequence, one DNA window encodes the following:
- the LOC107400104 gene encoding vacuolar protein sorting-associated protein 52 homolog isoform X1 codes for MGVDLRHYSKQVELELQQIEQKSIRDYIQESENIASLHNQITACDAVLERMEQMLGAFQSDLSSISSEIRTLQEQSGAMNIRLRNPQAFRRRLRELVDGLVVPSTLVTAILEAPVTEARFLEQLQELDAKAAAVREQEARGTAACADVRGVLDRLRVKAVTKIREFILQKIYSFRKPMTNYQIPQTALLKYRFFYQFLLGNERATAKEIRDEYVETLSKIYLSYFCSYLGRLMKVQYEEVAEKDDLMGVEDTAKKGFFSKPSLRSRNTIFTLGTRGAVISPTELEAPILVPHTAQRGEQRYPFEALFRSQHYALLDNSCREYLFICEFFVVSGPAAHDLFHAVMGRTLAMTLKHLESYLADCYDAIAVFLCIHIVLRFRNIAAKRDVPALDRYWEQVLALLWPRFELILEMNVQSVRSTDPQRLGGLDTRPHYITRRYAEFSSALVSINQTIPNERTLQLLGQLQVEVENFVLRVAAEFSSRKEQLVFLINNYDMMLGVLMERAAEDSKEVESFQQLLNARTQEFIEELLSPPFGGLVAFVKEAEGLIERGQADRLRGEEARVTQLIRGFGSSWKASMESLSQDVMRSFTNFRNGTSIIQGALTQLIQLYHRFYRVLAQPQLRALLARAELINIHHLMVELKKHKPNF; via the exons ATG GGTGTGGATCTGCGACACTATTCGAAGCaggtggagctggagctgcagcagATTGAGCAGAAATCGATCCGGGACT ACATCCAAGAGAGTGAGAACATAGCATCTCTGCACAATCAGATCACAGCTTGTGATGCTGTCCTGGAG CGCATGGAGCAGATGTTGGGAGCTTTTCAGAGTGACCTCAGCTCCATCAGCTCTGAGATCCGGACCCTGCAGGAGCAGTCGGGAGCCATGAACATCCGACTTCGTAACCCACAGGCATTTCGGCGGAGACTTAGGGAACTTGTAGATGGCCTAGTGGTGCCCTCCACTCTGGTCAC AGCAATTCTGGAAGCTCCAGTGACAGAGGCCAGATTCctggagcagctgcaggagctggacgCCAAGGCAGCCGCAGTCAGGGagcaggaggccagaggcacAGCTGCCTGTGCAGATGTCAGAGGCGTGCTGGACCGGCTCCGGGTCAAG GCAGTGACAAAGATCCGCGAGTTCATCCTCCAGAAGATTTATTCGTTCAGAAAGCCCATGACCAACTATCAGATCCCCCAGACAGCCCTGCTGAAGTACAG GTTTTTCTATCAGTTCCTGTTGGGCAACGAGCGAGCAACAGCCAAGGAGATCAGGGATGAATACGTGGAGACGCTGAGCAAGATCTACCTGTCTTATTTCTGCTCCTACCTGGGGCGGCTCATGAAAGTGCAG TACGAGGAAGTTGCCGAGAAAGACGATCTAATGGGTGTGGAAGACACAGCAAAGAAAG GATTCTTCTCGAAACCGTCCCTCCGAAGCAGGAACACCATCTTCACCCTGGGGACCCGGGGTGCTGTCATCTCCCCCACTGAACTTGAGGCCCCAATCCTGGTGCCCCACACTGCCCAGCGTGGAGAGCAGAGG TATCCGTTCGAGGCTCTCTTCCGCAGTCAGCACTACGCCCTCCTCGACAATTCCTGCCGTGAATATCTTTTCATCTGTGAATTCTTTGTCGTATCTGGCCCAGCTGCTCATGACCTGTTCCATGCTGTCATGGGCCGCACACTCGCCATGACTCTG AAACACCTGGAGTCCTACCTGGCCGACTGCTACGACGCCATTGCTGTTTTCCTCTGTATCCACATCGTTCTCCGATTCCGCAACATCGCAGCCAAGAGGGATGTCCCTGCCCTGGACAG GTACTGGGAGCAGGTGCTTGCCTTGCTGTGGCCTCGCTTTGAGCTGATCCTGGAGATGAATGTCCAGAGTGTCCGCAGCACCGACCCCCAGCGCCTTGGGGGCCTGGACACTCGGCCCCACTAT ATCACACGCCGCTATGCTGAGTTCTCCTCTGCGCTTGTGAGCATCAACCAGACCATCCCCAATGAGCGCACCCTGCAGCTGCTGGGACAGttacag GTGGAGGTGGAGAATTTTGTCCTCCGAGTGGCTGCAGAGTTCTCCTCCAGGAAGGAGCAGCTTGTGTTTCTGATCAACAACTACGACATGATGCTGGGTGTGCTGATG gAGCGGGCAGCTGAGGACAGCAAGGAGGTGGAGAGCTTCCAGCAGCTGCTCAATGCTCGCACACAG GAATTCATTGAAGAGCTGCTGTCTCCCCCCTTCGGGGGTCTGGTGGCATTTGTGAAGGAGGCTGAAGGTTTGATTGAGCGAGGACAGGCCGACCGACTTCGAGGGGAAGAAG CCCGAGTCACTCAGCTGATCCGTGGCTTTGGGAGTTCCTGGAAGGCCTCCATGGAGTCTCTGAGTCAGGACGTCATGCGGAGTTTCACCAACTTTCGAAATGGAACCAGCATCATCCAG GGGGCGCTGACCCAGCTGATCCAGCTCTACCATCGCTTCTACCGGGTGCTGGCACAGCCACAGCTCCGGGCGCTGCTGGCCAGGGCGGAGCTCATCAACATTCATCACCTCATGGTGGAGCTCAAGAAACACAAGCCCAACTTCTGA
- the LOC107400104 gene encoding vacuolar protein sorting-associated protein 52 homolog isoform X2, which translates to MGVDLRHYSKQVELELQQIEQKSIRDYIQESENIASLHNQITACDAVLERMEQMLGAFQSDLSSISSEIRTLQEQSGAMNIRLRNPQAFRRRLRELVDGLVVPSTLVTAILEAPVTEARFLEQLQELDAKAAAVREQEARGTAACADVRGVLDRLRVKAVTKIREFILQKIYSFRKPMTNYQIPQTALLKYRFFYQFLLGNERATAKEIRDEYVETLSKIYLSYFCSYLGRLMKVQYPFEALFRSQHYALLDNSCREYLFICEFFVVSGPAAHDLFHAVMGRTLAMTLKHLESYLADCYDAIAVFLCIHIVLRFRNIAAKRDVPALDRYWEQVLALLWPRFELILEMNVQSVRSTDPQRLGGLDTRPHYITRRYAEFSSALVSINQTIPNERTLQLLGQLQVEVENFVLRVAAEFSSRKEQLVFLINNYDMMLGVLMERAAEDSKEVESFQQLLNARTQEFIEELLSPPFGGLVAFVKEAEGLIERGQADRLRGEEARVTQLIRGFGSSWKASMESLSQDVMRSFTNFRNGTSIIQGALTQLIQLYHRFYRVLAQPQLRALLARAELINIHHLMVELKKHKPNF; encoded by the exons ATG GGTGTGGATCTGCGACACTATTCGAAGCaggtggagctggagctgcagcagATTGAGCAGAAATCGATCCGGGACT ACATCCAAGAGAGTGAGAACATAGCATCTCTGCACAATCAGATCACAGCTTGTGATGCTGTCCTGGAG CGCATGGAGCAGATGTTGGGAGCTTTTCAGAGTGACCTCAGCTCCATCAGCTCTGAGATCCGGACCCTGCAGGAGCAGTCGGGAGCCATGAACATCCGACTTCGTAACCCACAGGCATTTCGGCGGAGACTTAGGGAACTTGTAGATGGCCTAGTGGTGCCCTCCACTCTGGTCAC AGCAATTCTGGAAGCTCCAGTGACAGAGGCCAGATTCctggagcagctgcaggagctggacgCCAAGGCAGCCGCAGTCAGGGagcaggaggccagaggcacAGCTGCCTGTGCAGATGTCAGAGGCGTGCTGGACCGGCTCCGGGTCAAG GCAGTGACAAAGATCCGCGAGTTCATCCTCCAGAAGATTTATTCGTTCAGAAAGCCCATGACCAACTATCAGATCCCCCAGACAGCCCTGCTGAAGTACAG GTTTTTCTATCAGTTCCTGTTGGGCAACGAGCGAGCAACAGCCAAGGAGATCAGGGATGAATACGTGGAGACGCTGAGCAAGATCTACCTGTCTTATTTCTGCTCCTACCTGGGGCGGCTCATGAAAGTGCAG TATCCGTTCGAGGCTCTCTTCCGCAGTCAGCACTACGCCCTCCTCGACAATTCCTGCCGTGAATATCTTTTCATCTGTGAATTCTTTGTCGTATCTGGCCCAGCTGCTCATGACCTGTTCCATGCTGTCATGGGCCGCACACTCGCCATGACTCTG AAACACCTGGAGTCCTACCTGGCCGACTGCTACGACGCCATTGCTGTTTTCCTCTGTATCCACATCGTTCTCCGATTCCGCAACATCGCAGCCAAGAGGGATGTCCCTGCCCTGGACAG GTACTGGGAGCAGGTGCTTGCCTTGCTGTGGCCTCGCTTTGAGCTGATCCTGGAGATGAATGTCCAGAGTGTCCGCAGCACCGACCCCCAGCGCCTTGGGGGCCTGGACACTCGGCCCCACTAT ATCACACGCCGCTATGCTGAGTTCTCCTCTGCGCTTGTGAGCATCAACCAGACCATCCCCAATGAGCGCACCCTGCAGCTGCTGGGACAGttacag GTGGAGGTGGAGAATTTTGTCCTCCGAGTGGCTGCAGAGTTCTCCTCCAGGAAGGAGCAGCTTGTGTTTCTGATCAACAACTACGACATGATGCTGGGTGTGCTGATG gAGCGGGCAGCTGAGGACAGCAAGGAGGTGGAGAGCTTCCAGCAGCTGCTCAATGCTCGCACACAG GAATTCATTGAAGAGCTGCTGTCTCCCCCCTTCGGGGGTCTGGTGGCATTTGTGAAGGAGGCTGAAGGTTTGATTGAGCGAGGACAGGCCGACCGACTTCGAGGGGAAGAAG CCCGAGTCACTCAGCTGATCCGTGGCTTTGGGAGTTCCTGGAAGGCCTCCATGGAGTCTCTGAGTCAGGACGTCATGCGGAGTTTCACCAACTTTCGAAATGGAACCAGCATCATCCAG GGGGCGCTGACCCAGCTGATCCAGCTCTACCATCGCTTCTACCGGGTGCTGGCACAGCCACAGCTCCGGGCGCTGCTGGCCAGGGCGGAGCTCATCAACATTCATCACCTCATGGTGGAGCTCAAGAAACACAAGCCCAACTTCTGA